A segment of the Flavobacteriales bacterium genome:
CAAGGTGCCTTGAGAAGTGCTTTTCTAATAAAATGCGGATTATCTAAAGAGAGTTTTATAGCCACAGGAGTTATCATAGCTTGTGTGGTAGACATATCCCGAATTTCCATTTACTTCACGAAGTATTCTAACATTGGCGAAAACATGCAAATATTAGTTGCGGCGATAATAGCTGCATTCGCAGGCGCATTTTTAGGAAAGAAAGTTCTAAAAAAGATAACCATCGAATTGGTTCAGGTAGTTGTTAGCGCTATGATAATGGTGCTCGCTGTACTAATGGGAGTGGGAATTATTTAGGTTGGACTATGATAGATTTTATGAAACTAGATAAACATCATTATTTATTTCTCTTCGTAGGATTTCTATTTCTTACGATTGTTTCAGGTGGACTATTCTCGGAGGGTATGTTCATGGATGGATTACTGTATGCCGATATTTCAAGGAACATGGCAAATGGGTTAGGGAGTTTTTGGCACCCTCATTTGAGTAATAACTTGCATCCTGAATTCTATGAGCACCCCCCCTTGGCCCTTGGACTTCAAAGTATATTTTTCAAGTTGTTTGGTGATTCAATTTTAGTAGAACGTTTCTATTCTTTGCTTACTTATGTTTTAGTTGGTTATCTGATTGTATCAATTTGGGGGAAGCTGACAGGAGATAAGAAAACGGGTTGGGTACCTATTCTTCTGTGGATTACCATGGATAATGTAACGTGGGCTGTAGCAAATAATATGCTTGAAAACACAATGAGCATATTCGTTTGTCTGTCAGTTTTACTTTATCTAAAAAGTGATGAAAGGAAAAGG
Coding sequences within it:
- a CDS encoding glycosyltransferase family 39 protein, producing MKLDKHHYLFLFVGFLFLTIVSGGLFSEGMFMDGLLYADISRNMANGLGSFWHPHLSNNLHPEFYEHPPLALGLQSIFFKLFGDSILVERFYSLLTYVLVGYLIVSIWGKLTGDKKTGWVPILLWITMDNVTWAVANNMLENTMSIFVCLSVLLYLKSDERKRFMWIILAGISLACGVLTKGFLCLYIWSIPFFTLLFRREKNLVSAFVDTVILVV